In Nitrospirota bacterium, a single window of DNA contains:
- a CDS encoding DUF1189 family protein, giving the protein MTEKKTTGIYSTIQAIYLSFYSRELYQDIARNWKGLCLPYLLFILMLFWIPESMNIHRTIADFIADEGPGYVEQVPEITIAKGELSIKEEMPYTIYDKKNKTPFAIIDTTGKTASLDNSPAHLLVTRNTLMIRKDDKEVRSLPLTDIGDVIVTRKLIYTWLEVFNNLVIAVLFPLLLIMSYGFHIVQVILLSFLGGNFAKYFNVNLDFRALMRLSAVAFTPPLLLEAVHAILDISYPYSSMISFIIAAGYLYYAVGSNSEKMLNPISKKS; this is encoded by the coding sequence ATGACAGAGAAAAAGACGACAGGAATCTATTCAACTATTCAGGCGATCTACCTATCTTTTTACTCGAGAGAGCTGTATCAGGACATTGCGAGAAACTGGAAAGGGCTCTGCCTTCCCTATCTCCTGTTTATCCTTATGCTCTTCTGGATACCGGAGAGCATGAACATCCACCGCACCATAGCCGACTTCATCGCCGACGAGGGGCCAGGCTATGTTGAGCAGGTCCCTGAGATAACTATTGCAAAGGGTGAGCTATCGATCAAAGAGGAGATGCCATATACGATCTACGACAAAAAAAATAAGACCCCGTTCGCGATCATTGATACGACGGGAAAGACTGCGTCATTGGACAATTCACCCGCGCATCTGCTCGTAACCAGAAACACGCTCATGATACGGAAGGATGATAAAGAGGTCCGCTCCCTGCCCCTGACCGATATTGGCGACGTGATCGTAACAAGAAAGCTTATCTATACCTGGCTTGAGGTATTCAACAATCTCGTTATTGCTGTGCTTTTCCCCCTTTTGCTGATCATGTCGTATGGATTTCATATCGTGCAGGTGATCCTTCTGTCGTTCCTGGGCGGGAATTTTGCGAAATATTTCAATGTCAACCTTGACTTCAGGGCATTGATGCGGCTCTCTGCCGTTGCCTTCACTCCGCCGCTGCTCCTTGAGGCAGTGCATGCGATTCTCGATATATCATACCCCTACAGTTCAATGATCTCCTTCATCATCGCAGCGGGATATCTTTACTATGCCGTAGGGTCGAACTCAGAAAAGATGCTCAATCCGATCAGCAAAAAATCCTGA
- a CDS encoding RND transporter, with translation MDYLLDKLPWTAVVFLCLTLGLAPYWPPHLVEKLGMLFRGRLVRPLDWFDLLLHSLPWLVLILKALYSRD, from the coding sequence ATGGATTACCTGCTTGATAAGCTTCCCTGGACAGCTGTCGTTTTTCTCTGTCTCACGCTCGGCCTTGCGCCGTACTGGCCTCCTCACCTTGTTGAAAAGCTGGGCATGCTTTTCCGCGGCAGGCTCGTCCGGCCGCTTGACTGGTTTGACCTTCTGCTGCACAGTCTGCCCTGGCTGGTGCTGATCCTGAAGGCTCTGTATTCGCGTGACTGA
- a CDS encoding DoxX family protein: MKLIFLAKYTDFGLLLLRVGIGIMYLYHGFPKIMGGPEKWIKLGSAMQYVGVSAIPVFWGFMAAAAEFGGALLLIIGLFFRPACFFLVITMAVAVSMHLGKGDGLQVASHAIENGILFAGLFFIGPGRYSLDKK; the protein is encoded by the coding sequence ATGAAACTGATATTTCTGGCAAAGTACACTGACTTCGGACTCCTGCTTCTTCGGGTCGGCATCGGTATCATGTATCTGTATCACGGGTTTCCGAAGATCATGGGCGGTCCTGAGAAGTGGATAAAGCTCGGCAGCGCCATGCAGTACGTCGGTGTGAGCGCCATACCGGTTTTTTGGGGATTTATGGCAGCAGCCGCAGAGTTTGGCGGGGCACTCCTGTTAATCATCGGTCTCTTTTTCAGGCCTGCCTGTTTTTTTCTTGTGATCACCATGGCAGTGGCTGTTTCGATGCATCTTGGCAAGGGCGACGGCCTTCAGGTTGCGTCTCATGCCATTGAGAACGGGATCCTGTTCGCCGGTCTCTTTTTTATCGGCCCGGGAAGATACAGCCTGGACAAGAAGTGA
- a CDS encoding MFS transporter, with protein MNAQLSDRSILATYTAGHVVDDIYMNALPPFLPVLIASSGLSYASAGLLVTFFTLTSSVSQPFLGYAIDRYQARWVSALGLIWAGVFVGLMGMAKTYEMLLILATLAGIGPAMFHPHALSAVSCLSAGARGRIMSVFIIGGNIGFAISPVLIGALTTSLGQGGMFYMAIPGILMGSLIWKLSPSLGMGSIRQMYPFHLSDLRPAVILIAVAVLRSWVYFSVLSYLPSYFVQAGSSVLKSNSLLSIMLLAGVAGQYIGGTLSDRFGRKQVTLISLLLAAPLLYAFLHTTGPVAMTFLFCFGFSVMASFSVTMVMMHEIMHRHIGMASGIMIGFALGIGGIGVMITGLMADRFGLFAALNALVMALIAAALLTRFIPLPSSR; from the coding sequence ATGAACGCGCAGCTCTCAGACCGAAGCATCCTTGCTACGTATACAGCCGGACATGTAGTTGATGATATATACATGAATGCACTGCCGCCTTTCCTGCCGGTGCTTATTGCAAGTTCCGGCCTGTCGTATGCCTCAGCCGGATTGCTCGTGACTTTTTTTACGCTCACATCGTCTGTTTCCCAGCCGTTCCTCGGATATGCGATCGACAGATACCAGGCACGCTGGGTCAGTGCGCTGGGCCTGATCTGGGCAGGTGTCTTTGTCGGATTGATGGGTATGGCGAAAACCTACGAAATGCTGCTGATCCTTGCAACCCTTGCCGGCATCGGTCCTGCCATGTTCCATCCGCATGCCTTATCTGCTGTTTCCTGCCTCTCCGCCGGGGCCAGGGGCAGGATCATGTCTGTTTTTATCATAGGCGGGAACATCGGATTTGCGATCAGTCCTGTGCTGATCGGTGCACTCACCACATCGTTGGGACAGGGCGGCATGTTCTATATGGCTATTCCCGGTATCCTAATGGGGTCTCTTATCTGGAAGCTCTCTCCGTCTCTGGGCATGGGCAGCATTCGGCAGATGTATCCTTTCCATCTCAGTGATCTCAGGCCTGCGGTCATACTGATCGCGGTCGCTGTCCTGAGGTCCTGGGTCTATTTCTCTGTCCTGAGTTATCTGCCGAGCTATTTCGTTCAGGCAGGAAGCTCGGTGCTGAAATCGAACTCTCTGCTTTCGATCATGCTTCTTGCCGGGGTTGCAGGGCAGTATATCGGCGGAACCCTTTCTGACCGCTTCGGCAGAAAGCAGGTCACCCTCATCTCTCTTTTGCTGGCAGCGCCGTTATTGTATGCCTTTCTCCATACGACCGGCCCTGTTGCCATGACATTTCTTTTCTGCTTCGGTTTTTCGGTCATGGCCTCGTTCTCTGTTACGATGGTGATGATGCATGAGATCATGCACAGGCATATCGGCATGGCCTCAGGCATCATGATCGGCTTTGCCCTCGGTATCGGCGGCATTGGGGTGATGATCACCGGTCTCATGGCTGACCGCTTCGGTCTTTTCGCGGCGCTCAATGCGCTTGTCATGGCGCTGATCGCTGCAGCTCTTCTCACGCGCTTTATCCCGCTTCCCTCGTCCCGCTGA
- a CDS encoding class I SAM-dependent methyltransferase, with protein MAFVCPSWFSFILYNPVRKAFTDRSRVLDQSCITSESVVLEIGAGNGFFTEAIAERAKKVIAVELQQGMVRKLRKRVQRFGDTVEIVLKDIASADLAHELADVCLLYYSFHEIARREEAAAIIARTVKRNGVLSIYEPSVEVSSRDMGATVSLFQSLGFSVEGTHANMFTRSALLRKQ; from the coding sequence ATGGCCTTTGTCTGTCCTTCATGGTTTTCCTTTATCCTCTATAACCCGGTGCGAAAGGCATTCACCGACAGGAGCAGGGTGCTTGATCAGTCATGCATAACCAGCGAATCGGTTGTGCTTGAAATCGGCGCAGGAAACGGTTTTTTCACCGAGGCCATTGCAGAGCGGGCGAAAAAAGTGATCGCTGTTGAACTGCAGCAGGGCATGGTGAGAAAGCTCAGAAAAAGGGTGCAGAGGTTTGGGGATACAGTCGAGATCGTGCTGAAGGATATTGCCTCAGCTGACCTGGCGCATGAGCTGGCAGATGTCTGTCTCCTCTATTACAGTTTCCATGAAATAGCACGCCGGGAAGAGGCGGCTGCGATCATTGCACGGACAGTAAAGCGCAACGGAGTTCTATCCATTTATGAGCCTTCCGTTGAGGTGAGCAGCAGGGATATGGGGGCGACCGTCTCACTCTTCCAATCACTCGGATTTAGTGTCGAAGGAACACATGCCAATATGTTCACGCGGTCTGCGCTCCTGAGAAAACAGTAA
- a CDS encoding pyruvate, phosphate dikinase, giving the protein MASRSAKKYVYFFGAGKADGKSEMKNLLGGKGANLAEMVNLGIPVPAGFTITTEVCTLYYKNNRKYPKELEGQANAAIAKVEKIMGKKFGDPVNPLLLSVRSGARSSMPGMMETVLNVGLTTKTIPGLIKKTNNPRFVYDAYRRLMMMYSDVVMEKAAGIEPEEGHNIRHKLESALDAVKRSKGYKNDTDLTVDDLKLLCEEFKVIIKHTLKKPFPDDPKDQLWGGIGAVFQSWMGKRAISYRKIEKIPEDWGTAVNVQSMVFGNTGDTSATGVAFTRNPATGENMFFGEWLPNAQGEDVVAGIRTPNPVNKAGKTADTKHLSSLEESMPKLYKELYGIQRKLEKHYSDMQDIEFTIEDGRLWMLQTRIGKRNGQAAIRMAVEMANEKQISKETAIMRVKPEQLDELLHPSVAPVAEKKATELAKGLPAGPGGAIGRIVLTADDAEAWAKKGEHVILVRTETSPEDVHGMHAAEAILTAKGGMTSHAALVARGWGKCCIVGCSALDINVARKEINVNGKVLKEGDWITLNGSKGRVYEGKLDLLPADPDHNPWYKQLMKWADLYRTLKVRTNADTPEDSLTALSFGAEGIGLCRTEHMFFGAERIKAVREMILSDAIEGRKKALAKLLPFQKSDFLGIFKAMAGLPVTVRLLDPPLHEFLPHTDKELHDLADDMGVSFDRLSAKNKSLHEFNPMLGHRGCRLGVTFPEIYEMQAQAIMEAACELAKQKVKVAPEIMIPLVGHVNELIAMKKVVVDTAERVKKEKKVKVAYTVGTMIELPRACVTSDQIAEVADFYSFGTNDLTQTVYGLSRDDAGRFLPFYVENGILKDDPFITIDQIGVGAFMKIAVEKGRKVKKDLKLGICGEHGGEPKSVEFCHNIGLNYVSCSPFRVPIARFAAAQAAIKDKKKKK; this is encoded by the coding sequence ATGGCGAGCAGATCGGCAAAAAAGTATGTCTATTTTTTCGGTGCGGGCAAGGCCGATGGAAAGTCTGAGATGAAAAACCTTCTCGGAGGTAAGGGTGCTAACCTTGCAGAGATGGTGAACCTCGGTATTCCGGTTCCTGCAGGCTTCACGATCACGACCGAGGTCTGCACCTTGTATTATAAGAATAACCGTAAATATCCGAAGGAGCTCGAAGGCCAGGCCAATGCCGCAATTGCAAAGGTCGAGAAGATCATGGGCAAGAAGTTCGGCGATCCGGTCAACCCGCTTCTTCTCTCTGTCCGCTCAGGCGCAAGAAGTTCGATGCCGGGTATGATGGAAACGGTCCTGAATGTCGGTCTCACCACAAAGACCATTCCCGGTCTTATCAAGAAGACGAACAATCCCCGCTTTGTGTATGACGCATACCGCAGACTGATGATGATGTATTCCGATGTTGTGATGGAGAAGGCCGCAGGCATAGAGCCTGAAGAGGGCCATAACATTCGCCACAAGCTCGAAAGCGCGCTGGATGCGGTGAAACGGTCAAAGGGCTACAAGAATGATACGGACCTCACCGTTGATGACCTGAAGCTTCTCTGCGAGGAGTTCAAGGTGATCATAAAGCATACCCTTAAGAAACCATTCCCCGATGACCCGAAGGACCAGCTCTGGGGCGGCATCGGTGCGGTCTTCCAGTCGTGGATGGGCAAGAGAGCTATCTCATACAGAAAGATCGAGAAGATCCCTGAAGACTGGGGAACAGCAGTAAATGTGCAGTCCATGGTCTTTGGCAATACCGGTGATACCTCGGCAACAGGCGTCGCCTTTACCCGGAACCCGGCAACCGGAGAAAATATGTTTTTCGGAGAGTGGCTGCCGAATGCGCAGGGCGAGGATGTCGTAGCCGGCATCAGAACCCCTAACCCGGTCAACAAGGCCGGCAAGACAGCAGACACCAAACATCTTTCCTCCCTTGAGGAGAGCATGCCCAAGCTCTATAAGGAGCTCTACGGGATACAGAGAAAGCTTGAGAAGCATTACAGCGACATGCAGGATATCGAGTTTACGATAGAGGATGGACGGCTCTGGATGCTCCAGACCCGCATCGGCAAACGTAATGGCCAGGCAGCGATCCGCATGGCGGTCGAGATGGCGAATGAAAAGCAGATATCAAAAGAGACAGCGATCATGCGGGTTAAGCCGGAACAGCTTGACGAACTGCTTCATCCGAGTGTTGCACCGGTGGCAGAGAAGAAGGCTACAGAGCTTGCAAAGGGACTTCCTGCAGGCCCCGGCGGTGCGATCGGCAGGATCGTTCTGACTGCTGACGATGCAGAGGCATGGGCAAAGAAGGGCGAGCATGTGATCCTTGTCAGGACCGAAACCTCTCCTGAGGATGTTCACGGCATGCATGCTGCAGAAGCTATTCTCACGGCAAAGGGCGGCATGACCAGCCACGCAGCACTTGTTGCCAGAGGCTGGGGCAAATGCTGCATCGTAGGATGTTCAGCCCTTGATATCAATGTTGCAAGAAAAGAGATCAACGTTAATGGCAAGGTCCTGAAAGAGGGCGACTGGATCACCCTGAACGGCTCGAAGGGCCGTGTATATGAGGGAAAACTCGACCTCCTGCCTGCTGACCCTGACCATAATCCGTGGTACAAACAGCTCATGAAATGGGCTGACCTGTACAGGACGCTCAAGGTCAGGACAAACGCGGATACGCCTGAGGATTCTTTAACTGCGCTGAGCTTCGGCGCAGAGGGCATTGGTCTCTGCAGAACAGAGCATATGTTCTTCGGCGCTGAAAGGATCAAGGCGGTCCGTGAGATGATCCTCTCTGATGCCATCGAGGGCAGAAAGAAGGCGCTGGCAAAGCTCCTGCCATTCCAGAAGAGCGATTTCCTCGGCATCTTCAAGGCAATGGCAGGGTTGCCTGTCACGGTCAGACTTCTTGATCCGCCGCTTCATGAGTTCCTTCCCCATACGGACAAGGAACTGCATGACCTTGCAGATGATATGGGCGTCTCGTTTGACAGGCTGAGTGCAAAGAACAAGTCGCTTCATGAGTTCAATCCGATGTTAGGCCACCGCGGCTGCAGGCTTGGTGTAACCTTCCCTGAGATCTATGAGATGCAGGCACAGGCGATCATGGAGGCTGCATGCGAGCTTGCAAAGCAGAAGGTGAAGGTTGCTCCTGAGATCATGATCCCGCTTGTCGGCCATGTGAACGAGCTTATCGCTATGAAGAAGGTTGTTGTTGATACCGCGGAAAGGGTGAAGAAGGAGAAAAAGGTGAAGGTCGCTTACACGGTCGGCACCATGATCGAGCTGCCGAGAGCATGCGTCACCTCTGATCAGATAGCCGAGGTTGCAGACTTCTATTCCTTCGGCACCAATGACCTTACCCAGACCGTGTATGGTCTTTCCCGTGACGATGCCGGCAGATTCCTCCCGTTCTATGTTGAAAACGGCATACTTAAGGATGATCCCTTCATCACTATTGATCAGATCGGTGTAGGTGCCTTTATGAAGATCGCAGTGGAAAAGGGGAGAAAGGTGAAGAAAGACCTTAAGCTCGGTATCTGCGGCGAGCATGGAGGCGAGCCCAAGTCTGTAGAGTTCTGCCACAACATCGGCCTGAACTATGTGAGCTGCTCGCCCTTCAGGGTTCCGATCGCGCGGTTTGCAGCAGCACAGGCTGCGATAAAGGATAAGAAAAAGAAGAAATAG
- a CDS encoding Slp family lipoprotein: MKKLLLFCLLLSGLSSCAHVISAENREHALSAVSLNEVRAHADQYAEKTFIFGGIIADAFNAEDGTEIEVVQLPLDEWGYVISHDRSEGRFIVTAKNHLDPVIFSKGREITISGVLTGTRTEKLRNKDYDYPVFRAKEIHLLPRKMHYYYPYTDHGYEPFYYPSYYPGYWGSYPFFIHPSLHFRIR; encoded by the coding sequence ATGAAAAAGTTACTTCTTTTTTGCTTGCTCCTTTCCGGTCTTTCTTCCTGTGCTCATGTCATTTCTGCTGAAAATCGTGAACATGCCCTCAGTGCCGTTTCACTTAACGAGGTCCGCGCCCATGCTGACCAGTATGCAGAAAAGACCTTCATCTTTGGCGGCATTATCGCTGATGCGTTCAATGCAGAGGACGGCACCGAAATAGAGGTTGTCCAGCTGCCTCTCGACGAGTGGGGATATGTGATATCACACGACAGGTCAGAGGGCAGGTTCATTGTCACAGCAAAGAACCACCTTGACCCGGTCATCTTCAGTAAAGGCAGGGAGATTACCATCTCCGGAGTGCTTACAGGCACAAGAACAGAGAAACTACGCAACAAAGATTATGATTACCCCGTATTCAGGGCAAAGGAGATACACCTGTTGCCCAGGAAAATGCACTATTACTACCCGTATACTGATCATGGATATGAGCCGTTTTACTACCCCTCATATTATCCCGGTTACTGGGGTAGCTATCCCTTCTTCATCCACCCATCACTCCACTTTCGTATTCGCTAG
- a CDS encoding polymer-forming cytoskeletal protein has translation MFNKNVEKLESFIGGNSTFKGDVDTKGTLRVDGIVEGNISADWVVLGEKCHVKGDITARGIVVGGRVDGNIKAKEIVEIKNKGQLFGEIFTGKLVVAEGGVFDGRSRMHHEESHKIIEFQSIEKAKQG, from the coding sequence GTGTTCAATAAGAATGTTGAGAAGCTTGAGTCATTTATCGGCGGCAATTCGACTTTTAAGGGTGATGTTGATACCAAAGGCACGCTCAGGGTCGATGGCATTGTCGAAGGTAATATTTCGGCTGATTGGGTAGTGCTTGGCGAAAAGTGTCATGTAAAGGGCGACATCACAGCCAGGGGTATTGTTGTCGGCGGCAGGGTTGACGGCAACATCAAGGCAAAAGAGATCGTCGAGATCAAGAATAAGGGCCAGCTTTTTGGAGAGATCTTCACGGGCAAGCTGGTTGTTGCCGAGGGCGGTGTTTTTGACGGCAGGTCGCGGATGCATCATGAGGAGTCTCATAAGATCATTGAGTTTCAGTCCATAGAGAAGGCAAAGCAGGGCTGA
- a CDS encoding M23 family metallopeptidase, with protein MYKVRSFLKRAFTPITIMLIPHTDRKSFSIKVPSIGILVSIILWFIGTVYVFSVAIDAFEYKRMKDKLNYYSSQFMEIKTTMAGLKKAEGEFQKLFSLKSREKVLEHIDTSDTGSIDMEQLKQQIKITMSTVGEIKDYMSQQRDLYVSTPRGWPVEGRITSSFGNREHPRSGEPQFHTGVDIAADPGRPVRATADGIVSFADWSGGSGNLVALEHGFGFSTYYAHNKMLSAKVGQKVKRGDIIGYIGSTGNSTGPHVHYEVWREGKPMNPSNYLEGRTS; from the coding sequence ATGTATAAGGTCAGAAGCTTCCTGAAAAGGGCGTTCACGCCGATAACGATCATGCTCATCCCGCATACGGACCGCAAGTCATTCAGCATCAAAGTTCCTTCCATCGGCATCCTGGTTTCGATCATTCTCTGGTTTATCGGCACTGTTTATGTCTTCTCCGTAGCAATTGATGCATTTGAGTACAAAAGAATGAAGGATAAGCTGAACTATTACTCCTCCCAGTTCATGGAGATAAAGACGACCATGGCCGGTCTGAAAAAGGCAGAAGGTGAGTTTCAGAAGCTCTTCTCGCTTAAATCCAGGGAGAAGGTGCTTGAGCATATTGATACTTCAGATACCGGCTCAATTGATATGGAACAGTTAAAGCAGCAGATTAAGATAACAATGTCAACTGTTGGAGAAATAAAGGATTATATGAGTCAGCAGCGTGACCTTTATGTCTCGACCCCAAGGGGCTGGCCTGTTGAGGGACGCATTACATCCAGCTTCGGTAATCGTGAACACCCCAGGAGCGGTGAACCCCAGTTTCATACCGGGGTTGACATTGCGGCTGACCCTGGCAGGCCGGTCAGGGCAACTGCTGACGGCATAGTGAGCTTTGCGGACTGGTCAGGGGGAAGCGGTAATCTCGTGGCGCTTGAACACGGCTTCGGGTTCTCTACCTATTACGCTCATAACAAGATGCTCAGCGCTAAAGTTGGCCAGAAGGTGAAGAGAGGAGATATCATTGGGTATATCGGTTCAACCGGCAATTCAACGGGTCCGCATGTGCATTACGAAGTCTGGAGAGAAGGCAAGCCGATGAATCCATCGAACTATCTTGAGGGGAGGACATCATAG
- a CDS encoding phosphoribosylformylglycinamidine cyclo-ligase encodes MKKKQTITYKKAGVDIDEGDRFVDLIGPMVKKTYRPEVLTGIGLFGALVKVDIKKYKKPVLVSGTDGVGTKLKIAFMTDTHDTVGIDLVAMCVNDILTSGAEPLFFLDYFATGRLKPEKAADVIKGITAGCLQSGCALVGGETAEMPGFYDKGEYDLSGFAVGVVDQDKIINGSKIRSGDAVIGLASSGIHSNGYSLVRKIFFEHKKMNVKKFIPECSRTLGEELLTPTRIYVKAYHAVKGRIKVKGMAHITGGGIPGNLPRVFPKGFGAVVEEKSWPQPPIFSVMQRLGNVPDDDMKRTFNMGIGFAMVVDKGEADKTIALLKKAGYMAYRIGSMKKGAEGVRYV; translated from the coding sequence ATGAAAAAGAAACAGACTATTACGTATAAAAAGGCAGGCGTTGATATCGACGAGGGCGACAGGTTTGTCGATCTGATCGGCCCCATGGTGAAAAAGACCTATCGGCCAGAGGTCCTGACCGGCATTGGCCTCTTCGGTGCTCTCGTCAAGGTTGACATAAAAAAATACAAGAAGCCGGTGCTGGTGAGCGGGACTGACGGCGTCGGCACGAAGCTCAAGATCGCGTTCATGACTGACACGCATGACACGGTCGGCATTGACCTTGTTGCCATGTGTGTCAACGATATCCTTACCAGCGGCGCTGAGCCCCTGTTCTTCCTGGATTACTTCGCAACCGGCAGGCTGAAGCCTGAGAAGGCCGCAGATGTGATCAAGGGCATAACTGCCGGTTGTCTGCAGTCCGGCTGTGCACTTGTCGGCGGAGAGACAGCAGAGATGCCCGGTTTCTATGACAAGGGCGAGTACGACCTGTCAGGCTTTGCTGTCGGGGTTGTGGATCAGGATAAGATCATTAATGGTTCAAAGATAAGGAGCGGAGATGCTGTGATAGGCCTCGCTTCGAGCGGCATTCACAGCAACGGATATTCGCTGGTGCGGAAGATCTTCTTTGAACATAAAAAGATGAACGTGAAGAAATTCATCCCTGAATGCAGCAGGACCCTGGGAGAAGAACTGCTCACTCCTACAAGGATCTATGTGAAGGCGTATCATGCAGTTAAGGGCAGGATAAAGGTGAAGGGCATGGCCCATATCACGGGCGGAGGCATCCCGGGCAATCTGCCGAGGGTCTTCCCAAAGGGATTCGGCGCAGTCGTCGAAGAGAAGTCCTGGCCTCAGCCGCCTATTTTTTCCGTAATGCAGCGGCTCGGCAATGTTCCTGATGATGATATGAAGCGCACGTTCAATATGGGTATAGGATTTGCCATGGTAGTTGACAAGGGGGAGGCAGATAAGACCATCGCCCTTCTGAAAAAGGCGGGATATATGGCTTATCGCATAGGCAGTATGAAAAAAGGAGCAGAGGGGGTACGCTATGTATAA
- the nifU gene encoding Fe-S cluster assembly protein NifU gives MWDYTDKVKEAFLRPKNVGEIKNADAIGEVGSIVCGDALKLYLRIDRETETILDARFQTFGCASAIASSSALTELIKGKTLDEALSVTNQDIADFLGGLPAQKMHCSVMGREALEAAIANYRGAPLLKTGTERVVCKCFDVTEDKIRRVAMENHLKTVDEITNFTKAGGGCGECKSEIEKILLSIVIQESR, from the coding sequence ATGTGGGATTATACAGACAAGGTCAAAGAGGCTTTTCTCAGGCCGAAGAATGTCGGCGAAATCAAGAACGCTGACGCCATTGGTGAAGTGGGCAGTATTGTCTGCGGGGATGCGCTCAAGCTCTATCTCAGAATAGACAGAGAAACGGAAACGATCCTGGATGCCCGGTTTCAGACCTTTGGCTGTGCAAGCGCCATCGCAAGCTCATCAGCCCTTACCGAACTTATCAAGGGAAAGACCCTCGATGAGGCGCTCTCTGTTACCAATCAGGATATTGCAGATTTTCTCGGCGGCCTGCCTGCCCAGAAGATGCACTGCTCGGTCATGGGACGGGAAGCCCTTGAGGCAGCCATCGCAAACTATCGCGGCGCGCCGTTATTAAAAACCGGCACTGAAAGAGTTGTCTGCAAATGCTTTGATGTTACAGAAGATAAGATCAGGCGCGTAGCAATGGAGAACCATCTCAAAACCGTTGACGAGATCACGAACTTCACCAAGGCGGGAGGCGGTTGCGGCGAGTGCAAGTCTGAAATAGAGAAGATCCTCCTCAGTATCGTCATTCAGGAAAGCAGATGA
- the nifS gene encoding cysteine desulfurase NifS, with protein sequence MTTIYLDNNATTRTAPEVVEAMTPYLTELYGNPSSMHTFGGQVRKKIEDALEQIAALINAEPEEILFTSCGTESDNTALMSAVETFPQKKHLITTRVEHPAVLNFCHYLGRKGFRTTYLPVNALGQIDPVVLDNEADADTVIVSIMSANNETGVIFPVGTVAPRLHERGILFHTDAVQAAGKIPLDVRKIPIDMLSISGHKLHAPKGVGALYVRKGTRFHPYMIGGHQEHSRRAGTENVASIIGLGKAAELARANLTEEIAYLGRLRDRLEQGLLSSCPHARVNGDTANRLPNTTNISFEYIEGEAILLRLNEYGICASSGSACTSGSLEPSHVLRAMGVPYTAVHGSIRFSLSRYNSDRDIDTVLEVMPSIIRDLRELSPFGRDKRVSSGGQTNE encoded by the coding sequence ATGACCACGATATATCTCGACAACAATGCCACAACCAGAACAGCTCCTGAAGTCGTTGAAGCGATGACGCCCTATCTGACCGAGCTCTACGGTAATCCGTCGAGCATGCATACCTTTGGCGGGCAGGTCCGGAAGAAGATCGAGGATGCCCTGGAACAGATCGCGGCGCTCATTAACGCCGAACCTGAAGAGATCCTCTTCACCAGCTGCGGCACTGAAAGCGACAACACTGCCCTCATGAGCGCTGTTGAGACATTCCCTCAGAAAAAACACCTCATTACCACGCGCGTTGAGCATCCTGCTGTGCTTAACTTCTGCCATTATCTCGGGAGAAAAGGATTCAGGACCACCTATCTGCCGGTCAATGCCCTGGGGCAGATCGACCCTGTTGTGCTTGATAATGAGGCCGATGCTGATACGGTCATTGTTTCGATCATGTCTGCCAACAATGAAACCGGCGTCATCTTCCCGGTCGGGACAGTAGCGCCTCGTCTTCATGAGCGGGGAATCCTGTTTCATACCGATGCAGTGCAGGCAGCCGGCAAGATACCTCTTGATGTCAGGAAGATACCGATAGACATGCTCTCTATCTCGGGTCACAAGCTCCACGCACCCAAGGGAGTCGGCGCGCTCTATGTAAGAAAAGGCACGCGCTTTCATCCCTACATGATCGGCGGGCATCAGGAGCACAGCAGGCGGGCAGGTACAGAGAACGTTGCATCCATTATCGGTCTTGGAAAGGCAGCTGAGCTTGCCCGGGCAAATCTTACGGAAGAGATCGCGTATCTCGGCAGACTCCGGGACCGGCTTGAGCAGGGGCTGCTGAGTTCCTGCCCCCATGCACGGGTGAACGGCGATACTGCCAACCGGCTGCCGAATACAACAAATATCAGCTTTGAGTATATCGAAGGCGAGGCCATTCTGCTGAGGCTCAATGAATATGGTATCTGCGCCTCTTCCGGATCTGCCTGCACGTCAGGCTCCCTTGAGCCGTCGCACGTCCTCAGGGCAATGGGCGTGCCTTATACCGCGGTCCATGGCTCGATACGGTTCTCTTTAAGCCGCTACAATTCAGACAGGGATATTGATACCGTTCTTGAGGTGATGCCGAGTATCATCCGGGATCTGCGGGAACTCTCACCCTTTGGCCGGGATAAACGGGTAAGCAGCGGGGGTCAGACTAATGAATAG